In the genome of Drosophila pseudoobscura strain MV-25-SWS-2005 chromosome 3, UCI_Dpse_MV25, whole genome shotgun sequence, one region contains:
- the LOC4805247 gene encoding uncharacterized protein isoform X2, translated as MTRPAKKRKGDSKPPEDPFVHIWHSGPINCYECDSLAECAADSGTLRKCLDNDAQNCVAIFDSDGAVVQRGCSDNLVTACSADQDKCYQCRSNGCNSLSTDSELVDCVYCDAQSDDNCVFDIELVKDRRRCHQQCITALYPTTSDAKAPLELVRTCLDDLDYDDREACAEGTFPHCVACTGASCNQVELGVRGSCNSCRGDCSSPQPQTCRAVPADDDVEHCFIEFDESGTLAAQGCLSQFNVSDVQLLEENKRLWYCSGADNCNVATALPAPQSCKLCSSRTDADCAVDPDLVESETECDNAVNTDCYTRILGNGHTERGCLTTLEGAEYLDCLRESNATQCAKCSGENCNLKLHPTERLSCQTCDSTEDPNCEASPASAALCLLHTGSQHCVTSLDLAGNTKRGCSASLECDSTSPQKCQLCSGSDCNTANLKRLEDGNPGPWQQELPLSCQSCQDTASCAASTIEEVSCATEAEYCMTVFDATGVVSARGCSQVVEESFGAYCDANGGSCHNCNSNGCNRATSLDSYTACLYCDAENTDCARNPTKVEARRSCNGHCMTALRRRSSESTVYDTVRGCLDDKDEEDQQRCINGEDSDCVACDEADCNVAQLVEATLSCYQCSGEECGDPSPLQCGEYSPEDRCYILFNQDDGDITSMGCLSDLEDEFVDDNFHSLLFCDEANCNFFDNLPTATSCVACDSSEDPNCAVDPSKIALIGRCGVLPYTSCMTRVTNGITQRGCLSSLPREQLTACLSGNSSCEVCEGERCNTDIYPADRRRCQRCDSVTDPSCSSAPDAASVCPFYLTDEGCSAKLVSGKTYRGCQREFTCDDTDKQHCRLCSGKDNCNVADLQSSYIGYPGKWSTPPVNCYTCNGTECQGTSLGSLKKCVDNDEQNCATVFDTAGLVVLRGCTDELYADEELLQFCDEQPGQCKFCKSTACNNARDLDTYVDCLLCDGADQAECVRKVDDVTRSISCQGSCFTGLYPRNSEANTILDLARGCLDDLEYDDRSACTDGTLDHCVACSGANCNNAAVPEDRLSCNFCTGSSDCATPESQLCLGYRSADQCYIHVGDLSVEKMGCASDLEDAFLLANRRDLLLCSGDNCNTNDKLNTVGVSCNICNSTGDAGCVAGDEPVEAAVCQHYINPECYSHIDEDGVLHRGCLMDTDDELFDECSSGSSASCQICGTNGCNSEVYPADWLQCLRCDSNSDADCATAPASYGGYCRTYNKEDACVTSLSKGRTRRGCQSEINCDESQAGTCRTCSGENCNDVDLQSGYVGEPGKWQDLPLSCHVCNDAASCASVGSEPAQCQGNNKQTCVTVFNAAGQVVARGCSDAVQSANADYCDLNRDSCPQCKSDGCNNALSLDAYVDCYFCDADEDSSCAWETPTSTRKCQGQCMTGLYPRSSSVDSALLPIRGCLDDLNEAERTTCAAGTHANCNSCEGALCNGGDIIENPQECYVCSDPECEDPTTTKCLAYRPEDQCYLAYNAGDVVAMGCASDFETQVIKELVAQKAMFLCSGNNCNFYDIVPDPNSCLQCNSLVDARCATHPNQLQTTDVCADLPYTECVTHIDAKGTTVRGCLSSLDSDDFYGCLTGDHGGLCDTCTGTNCNGLTVFPADRRSCYQCDSASDPNCASSPSSGSSTVCPVYANEDSCVTTLLDGVTHRGCGSSLSCSDPSDSRTCRICSGANGCNTIDLGRINEDGFPGTWQEVPISCLACSGATECAATGGGTLETCTSYDNCVTVFDASGAVTERGCSEKVFEASSYCEEQPSRCPRCNSNGCNVANSQDSYVECLVCDSSQNSACLAEPDSIGKTRQCHESCVSAFLPLFGETTDPSYALVRNCYDDLEKEDRDACKAGSKSFCATCDEAKCNTEDLVASRHSCLICQGDDCQKAEATICSNYRDNDQCYIRFDEQRSVSALGCVSELSHEEILQLQRAKLLLTCGEENCNTIESLPEAQTCALCSSRTDASCAITPGSVASVTSCEVTGLPECYSRVLSDGSTERGCLSSLEDDEFLSCYNGTSANCSSCQGASCNKEVYPADRRSCHVCNSDTDATCESDPSSLTVCYLYEAEDQCVTNLRNGVTYRGCSTSLSCEADSKTCVYCEGDGCNQVDLAAKADDNHGKWQDLPLSCLTCEGTACQEENIPSVKCQDNNEQDCLTVFGTDGVVTRRGCQDAVEADASVSTYCGINEASCPSCKSNNCNSANDLSQYNTCIYCDTFKDASCLWEPLMASHKTRQCQGGCMTALYGSSDSGLDLIRSCLDDKEESDRLTCSAGTDSTCSACSEASCNVQSLPEDRLSCYTCVGDECEDPSPKPCAVYKPNDSCFLWMDEDNSIQQLGCVGSFRNQDEESIIKTKRISVCQGANCNVPQLPVPVRCAVCDSREDPSCATNAQAVGSFDTCSQMPHTGCVTRLLSDGATTRGCLYDQEQSDFAACLLGSDANCSVCSSDGCNREIFPADRQLCYTCTSEDDVFCESDPSYALACPWVSDTETCKTSLTAGNVTTRGCSSSLDCDPSDFRNCRSCVGSECNAIDLANRLDDGLHGFYQELPLKCHQCEGEHCFSSLGPAVACDLNIEQDCKTVFEADGVTVRRRGCSDDVDDYEDRYCRQNPELCPICKSNECNDAWSTEEFVSCIFCNSETNATCITDPSVSGLGRRHCKGQCLVALHGEHLIRSCLDDKELYDRDDCSSDESGTNCAACSGGSCNTFAFPSDRLSCHTCVDAACTSSRAQPCLAYDQEDYCFAKYNEGAVELMGCASSQNSTSLEQWHEANQLWTCTGKECNDLSRLPEDDECVSCDSSKTLECAQNPEAVNTTVTCHVPNSQCVARLENGHTIRGCLSALSSSDGAACEANGTCSVCSGNKCNIEIFPANRRRCHICNSVAQLDCSTDPNYLAVCPIYDADDSCVSAKDFDGHLKRGCASEIQCVITNDDYCEVCKTDGCNTANLPGAAGHLSAMSLGLTLIVSLAISMLR; from the exons ATCCCTTTGTGCACATTTGGCATTCGGGCCCCATAAACTGCTACGAATGCGACAGCCTGGCGGAGTGCGCCGCCGACTCTGGCACCCTGCGCAAGTGCCTCGACAACGACGCCCAGAACTGTGTGGCCATCTTCGACAGCGACGGGGCTGTGGTGCAGCGCGGCTGCAGCGACAACCTGGTGACGGCCTGCTCGGCGGACCAGGACAAGTGCTACCAGTGCCGCTCCAATGGCTGCAACAGCCTGAGTACCGACTCGGAGCTGGTGGATTGCGTGTACTGCGACGCCCAGAGCGACGACAACTGCGTCTTCGACATTGAGCTGGTGAAGGATCGGCGACGGTGCCACCAGCAGTGCATCACGGCCCTGTATCCCACCACCAGTGACGCCAAGGCTCCCCTGGAGCTGGTGAGGACCTGCCTGGACGACCTGGACTACGACGATCGCGAGGCCTGCGCCGAGGGAACCTTTCCGCATTGTGTGGCCTGCACGGGAGCCAGTTGCAACCAGGTGGAGCTGGGCGTCCGAGGCAGCTGTAACTCCTGCCGCGGCGACTGCTCCagtccccagccccagacctgCCGCGCCGTGCccgccgacgacgacgtgGAGCACTGCTTCATCGAGTTCGACGAGTCCGGAACGCTCGCCGCACAGGGCTGCCTCAGCCAGTTCAATGTCAGCGATGTGCAGCTCCTCGAGGAGAACAAACGCCTCTGGTACTGCTCCGGGGCGGACAACTGCAATGTGGCTACCGCCCTCCCTGCGCCTCAGAGCTGCAAGCTATGCAGCTCCAGAACTGATGCCGACTGCGCCGTCGATCCGGACCTGGTAGAGTCGGAGACGGAGTGCGACAACGCCGTGAACACGGACTGCTACACGCGGAttctgggcaatggacacacGGAGCGCGGTTGCCTGACGACTCTGGAGGGCGCGGAGTACCTGGATTGTCTGCGCGAAAGCAATGCCACGCAGTGCGCCAAGTGCTCCGGAGAGAACTGCAACCTGAAG CTGCATCCCACCGAGCGGTTGAGCTGTCAGACCTGCGACTCCACCGAGGACCCCAATTGCGAGGCGTCTCCAGCCTCCGCCGCCCTCTGCCTGCTGCACACCGGCAGCCAGCACTGCGTGACCAGCCTGGACCTGGCCGGAAACACCAAGCGCGGATGCAGTGCCTCGCTGGAGTGCGACTCGACGAGTCCCCAGAAGTGccagctctgctctggctctgattgCAACACGGCCAACCTGAAGCGTCTGGAGGACGGCAATCCGGGTCCCTGGCAGCAGGAACTGCCGCTCAGCTGTCAGAGCTGCCAGGACACCGCCTCCTGCGCGGCCAGCACCATTGAGGAAGTGTCCTGCGCCACCGAGGCGGAGTACTGCATGACGGTCTTCGATGCGACGGGTGTGGTCTCCGCTCGGGGCTGCAGCCAGGTGGTGGAGGAGTCCTTCGGGGCGTACTGCGATGCCAACGGCGGCAGCTGCCACAACTGCAACTCCAACGGCTGCAACAGGGCCACATCCCTGGACAGCTACACAGCGTGCCTCTACTGCGATGCCGAGAATACCGACTGTGCCCGCAATCCCACGAAGGTCGAGGCCAGACGCAGCTGCAACGGCCATTGCATGACTGCCCTGCGGCGCCGGTCCAGTGAGAGCACCGTCTACGACACCGTGCGCGGCTGCCTGGACGACAAGGACGAGGAGGACCAGCAGCGATGCATCAACGGAGAGGACAGCGATTGTGTGGCCTGCGACGAGGCCGACTGCAACGTGGCACAGCTTGTCGAGGCCACACTCAGCTGCTACCAGTGCTCCGGCGAGGAGTGTGGTGATCCCAGTCCTCTGCAGTGCGGAGAGTACAGTCCCGAGGACCGGTGCTACATCCTGTTCAACCAGGACGACGGGGACATCACCTCCATGGGCTGTCTGTCCGACCTGGAGGACGAGTTCGTCGACGACAACTTCCACTCGCTGCTCTTCTGCGACGAGGCCAACTGCAACTTCTTCGACAACCTGCCCACGGCCACCAGTTGCGTGGCCTGCGACTCCTCGGAGGATCCCAACTGCGCCGTGGATCCCAGCAAGATCGCCCTGATCGGCAGGTGCGGCGTCCTGCCCTACACCAGCTGCATGACGCGTGTGACAA ATGGCATCACGCAACGCGGCTGTCTGAGCAGCCTGCCACGCGAGCAGCTGACCGCGTGCCTCTcgggcaacagcagctgcgAAGTTTGCGAGGGCGAACGCTGCAACACGGACATCTATCCCGCCGATCGTCGGCGCTGCCAGCGCTGTGACTCTGTGACGGATCccagctgctcctccgccCCGGACGCAGCCAGCGTCTGCCCCTTCTATCTGACGGACGAGGGCTGCAGCGCCAAGCTGGTGAGCGGCAAGACCTACCGCGGCTGCCAGCGGGAGTTCACCTGCGATGACACCGACAAGCAGCACTGCCGCCTCTGCTCCGGCAAGGACAACTGCAACGTGGCGGACCTCCAGAGCTCCTACATCGGCTACCCCGGCAAGTGGTCCACGCCGCCCGTCAACTGCTACACCTGCAACGGCACCGAGTGCCAGGGCACGAGCCTGGGCTCCCTGAAGAAGTGCGTGGACAACGACGAACAGAACTGTGCCACCGTCTTCGACACCGCGGGTCTGGTGGTGCTTCGCGGCTGCACGGATGAGCTGTACGCGGacgaggagctgctgcagttcTGCGACGAGCAGCCGGGTCAGTGCAAGTTCTGCAAGTCCACGGCCTGCAACAATGCCAGGGACCTGGACACCTACGTGGACTGCCTCTTGTGCGATGGCGCCGACCAGGCGGAGTGCGTCCGCAAAGTGGACGACGTGACGCGGAGCATCTCCTGCCAGGGCAGCTGCTTCACCGGTCTCTATCCCCGCAACTCGGAGGCCAATACCATCCTCGATCTGGCCCGCGGCTGTCTGGACGATCTGGAGTACGACGATCGCTCGGCCTGCACCGACGGCACCTTGGACCACTGCGTggcctgctcgggcgccaatTGCAACAATGCCGCTGTGCCCGAAGATCGCCTCAGCTGCAATTTCTGTACGGGCTCCTCCGACTGCGCCACCCCCGAGAGTCAGCTCTGCCTCGGCTATCGCTCCGCCGATCAGTGCTACATTCATGTGGGCGACCTCAGCGTCGAGAAGATGGGCTGTGCCTCAGATCTGGAGGACGCGTTCCTGCTGGCCAATCGCCGGGACCTGTTGCTGTGCTCCGGCGACAACTGCAACACGAACGACAAGCTTAACACCGTTGGAGTTTCGTGCAACATTTGCAACTCCACCGGGGATGCTGGATGTGTGGCAGGTGATGAGCCCGTAGAAGCGGCTGTCTGCCAGCACTACATCAATCCAGAGTGTTACAGCCACATCGATGAAG ACGGCGTCCTGCACCGCGGCTGCCTGATGGACACGGACGACGAGCTCTTTGACGAATGctccagtggcagcagcgccagctgcCAGATCTGCGGCACCAACGGCTGCAACTCAGAGGTGTACCCCGCGGATTGGCTGCAGTGCCTGCGCTGCGACTCCAACAGCGATGCGGACTGTGCCACGGCCCCCGCCAGCTACGGCGGCTACTGTCGCACCTACAATAAGGAGGACGCCTGCGTGACCAGTCTGTCCAAGGGGCGCACCCGTCGCGGCTGTCAGTCGGAGATCAACTGCGACGAGAGCCAGGCCGGCACCTGCCGCACCTGCTCCGGGGAGAACTGCAACGATGTGGACCTGCAGTCCGGATATGTGGGTGAGCCCGGCAAGTGGCAGGATCTCCCGCTGAGCTGCCACGTGTGCAATGATGCCGCCAGTTGTGCTTCGGTGGGCTCGGAGCCCGCCCAGTGCCAGGGCAACAACAAGCAGACCTGCGTCACAGTCTTCAATGCGGCGGGTCAGGTGGTGGCCAGGGGATGCAGCGACGCCGTGCAGTCGGCCAACGCGGACTACTGCGACCTGAACAGGGACAGCTGTCCGCAGTGCAAGTCGGATGGTTGCAACAACGCCCTCAGCCTGGACGCGTACGTGGACTGCTACTTCTGCGACGCGGATGAGGACTCATCCTGCGCCTGGGAGACGCCCACGAGCACTAGGAAGTGCCAGGGCCAGTGCATGACGGGCTTGTATCCACGCAGCTCCTCCGTCGACTCGGCTCTGCTGCCGATCCGCGGCTGTCTGGACGATCTCAACGAAGCGGAGCGCACCACCTGCGCCGCAGGAACCCACGCCAACTGCAACTCCTGTGAGGGAGCACTCTGCAACGGCGGCGACATCATCGAGAACCCCCAGGAGTGCTACGTCTGCTCCGACCCCGAGTGCGAGGATCCGACCACGACCAAGTGCCTGGCCTACAGGCCCGAGGATCAATGCTACCTCGCCTACAACGCGGGCGACGTGGTGGCCATGGGCTGTGCCAGCGACTTCGAGACGCAGGTCATCAAGGAGCTGGTGGCCCAGAAGGCCATGTTTCTGTGCTCCGGCAACAACTGCAACTTCTACGACATCGTTCCCGATCCGAACAGCTGTCTGCAGTGCAATTCTCTGGTGGATGCTCGCTGCGCAACGCATCCCAACCAACTGCAGACCACCGACGTGTGCGCCGACCTGCCGTACACGGAGTGCGTCACCCACATCGATGCCAAGGGCACAACCGTCCGCGGCTGCCTCTCGAGCCTCGATAGCGACGACTTCTACGGCTGCCTCACCGGCGACCACGGAGGACTCTGCGACACCTGCACTGGCACCAATTGCAACGGGTTGACTGTCTTCCCGGCGGATCGTCGCAGCTGCTATCAGTGCGACTCCGCCAGCGACCCCAACTGCGCCTCGTCccccagcagcggcagcagcaccgtGTGCCCCGTGTATGCCAACGAAGACTCCTGCGTGACGACCCTGCTCGACGGCGTGACCCACAGGGGCTGCGGCTCCAGCCTGAGCTGCTCGGACCCCAGTGACTCCCGCACTTGCCGCATCTGCAGCGGCGCCAACGGATGCAACACCATCGATTTGGGGCGGATCAATGAGGATGGCTTCCCCGGCACCTGGCAAGAGGTTCCCATCAGCTGCCTGGCCTGCTCCGGCGCCACAGAGTGCGCCGCCACCGGTGGCGGAACCCTCGAGACGTGCACCAGCTATGACAACTGTGTGACGGTGTTCGACGCCAGCGGAGCCGTGACGGAGCGCGGGTGCTCCGAGAAGGTCTTCGAGGCATCCTCCTACTGCGAGGAGCAGCCCAGCCGGTGTCCCCGCTGCAACTCCAACGGCTGCAACGTGGCCAACAGCCAGGACTCCTATGTGGAGTGTCTGGTCTGCGACTCCAGCCAGAATTCCGCGTGCCTGGCGGAGCCCGACTCGATCGGCAAGACGCGCCAGTGCCACGAGAGCTGTGTGTCCGCCTTCTTGCCCCTGTTCGGCGAAACGACGGACCCCAGCTACGCTCTGGTGCGCAACTGCTACGACGATCTGGAGAAGGAGGACCGCGACGCATGCAAGGCCGGCAGCAAATCGTTCTGTGCCACCTGCGACGAGGCCAAGTGCAACACGGAGGATCTGGTGGCCTCGCGGCACAGCTGCCTGATCTGCCAGGGCGACGACTGCCAGAAAGCGGAGGCCACCATCTGCTCCAACTACAGGGATAACGACCAGTGCTACATTCGCTTCGATGAGCAGCGCTCCGTCTCCGCCCTCGGCTGCGTGAGCGAGCTCAGCCACGAGGAGAttttgcagctgcagcgcGCCAAGCTGCTGCTCACCTGCGGCGAGGAGAACTGCAACACCATTGAGTCTCTGCCCGAGGCCCAGACCTGTGCTCTGTGCAGCTCCCGCACGGACGCCAGCTGTGCCATTACTCCCGGGAGCGTGGCCAGTGTCACCAGCTGCGAGGTGACGGGTCTGCCTGAGTGCTACTCGCGTGTCCTGTCCGACGGCAGCACCGAGCGCGGCTGCCTGTCCAGCCTGGAGGATGACGAGTTCCTCTCCTGCTACAACGGCACCTCCGCCAACTGCAGCTCCTGCCAAGGCGCCTCCTGCAACAAGGAGGTGTATCCCGCCGACCGCCGCTCCTGCCACGTGTGCAACTCGGACACTGACGCCACCTGCGAGTCCGACCCGAGCAGCCTAACCGTGTGCTACCTGTACGAGGCCGAGGACCAGTGTGTGACCAATCTGCGCAACGGCGTCACCTACAGGGGCTGCTCCACCTCCCTCAGCTGCGAGGCAGACTCCAAGACGTGCGTCTACTGCGAGGGCGACGGCTGCAACCAGGTGGATCTGGCCGCCAAGGCGGACGACAACCATGGCAAGTGGCAGGATCTGCCGCTTAGCTGTCTGACCTGCGAGGGCACGGCCTGCCAGGAGGAGAACATTCCGAGTGTCAAGTGCCAGGACAACAACGAGCAGGACTGCCTCACAGTCTTTGGCACCGACGGCGTAGTCACCCGTCGCGGCTGCCAGGACGCGGTCGAAGCGGATGCCTCCGTATCCACCTACTGTGGCATCAACGAGGCCAGCTGCCCCTCTTGCAAGTccaacaactgcaacagcgCCAACGATCTGAGCCAATACAACACCTGCATCTACTGCGACACCTTCAAGGACGCCAGCTGCCTGTGGGAGCCGCTCATGGCGAGCCACAAGACCCGCCAGTGCCAGGGCGGCTGCATGACCGCCCTGTACGGCAGCTCTGACTCCGGACTCGACCTCATCCGCAGCTGTTTGGATGACAAGGAAGAGTCCGACCGGCTCACCTGCTCAGCGGGCACGGACTCCACCTGCTCCGCCTGCAGCGAAGCTTCGTGCAATGTCCAAAGCCTGCCCGAGGATCGCCTCAGCTGCTACACCTGCGTCGGCGACGAGTGTGAGGATCCCTCGCCCAAGCCGTGCGCCGTCTACAAGCCCAACGACAGCTGTTTCCTGTGGATGGACGAGGACAACAGCATCCAGCAGCTGGGATGCGTGGGCTCTTTCCGCAACCAAGACGAGGAAAGCATCATCAAGACCAAGCGCATTTCCGTCTGCCAAGGCGCCAACTGCAACGTCCCCCAGCTCCCGGTACCCGTTCGCTGTGCCGTGTGCGACTCTCGCGAGGATCCCTCCTGCGCCACCAATGCCCAGGCCGTCGGCAGCTTCGACACCTGCAGCCAAATGCCGCATACCGGCTGTGTCACGCGCCTTCTGAGCG ATGGTGCCACCACACGAGGATGTCTGTACGACCAGGAACAGTCCGACTTTGCCGCTTGCCTGCTGGGCAGCGATGCCAACTGCTCCGTGTGCTCTTCTGATGGCTGCAATCGTGAA ATCTTCCCTGCGGATCGTCAATTGTGCTACACGTGCACCTCTGAGGACGACGTCTTCTGCGAGTCGGATCCCAGCTACGCCTTGGCCTGTCCCTGGGTCAGCGATACAGAGACGTGCAAGACCTCCCTGACCGCCGGAAATGTGACCACtcgcggctgcagcagcagcctcgaCTGTGATCCGAGCGACTTCCGCAACTGCCGCAGCTGTGTGGGCAGCGAGTGCAATGCCATCGATCTGGCCAACCGCCTGGATGATGGCCTGCATGGATTCTACCAGGAGCTGCCGCTCAAGTGCCACCAGTGCGAGGGCGAGCACTGCTTCAGCTCGCTGGGACCAGCAGTCGCGTGTGACCTGAACATCGAGCAGGACTGCAAGACCGTATTCGAGGCGGATGGAGTGACGGTCCGTCGACGCGGCTGCTCGGATGATGTCGACGACTACGAGGATCGCTACTGTCGCCAGAACCCCGAACTCTGCCCCATCTGCAAGTCCAACGAATGCAACGACGCCTGGAGCACCGAGGAGTTTGTGAGCTGTATTTTCTGCAATTCGGAAACTAATGCGACCTGCATCACGGATCCCTCTGTCAGCGGCTTGGGCCGGCGACACTGCAAGGGCCAGTGCCTGGTGGCACTCCATGGCGAACACCTCATCCGCAGCTGTCTGGACGACAAGGAGCTCTACGATCGGGACGACTGCAGCAGCGATGAGAGCGGCACCAACTGTGCAGCCTGCTCCGGAGGAAGCTGCAACACATTCGCCTTTCCCTCGGATCGCCTCAGCTGCCACACCTGCGTGGACGCCGCCTGCACGAGCAGCCGCGCCCAGCCTTGTCTGGCCTACGACCAGGAGGACTACTGCTTCGCCAAGTACAACGAGGGGGCTGTGGAGCTGATGGGCTGCGCCAGCAGCCAGAACAGCACCAGCCTCGAGCAGTGGCATGAGGCCAATCAGCTGTGGACCTGCACCGGCAAGGAGTGTAACGATCTGAGCCGCCTGCCCGAGGACGACGAGTGCGTGTCGTGCGACTCCAGTAAGACCCTGGAGTGTGCCCAAAATCCGGAAGCTGTGAACACCACTGTCACGTGCCACGTCCCCAACTCACAGTGCGTCGCCCGCCTGGAGAACGGACACACAATAAGAGGCTGCCTCAGCGCTCTgagcagcagcgacggcgcCGCCTGTGAGGCCAACGGCACTTGCTCCGTCTGCTCCGGCAACAAGTGCAACATCGAGATCTTCCCCGCCAACCGACGCCGCTGCCACATCTGCAACTCTGTTGCTCAATTGGACTGCTCCACGGATCCCAACTACCTGGCCGTTTGTCCCATCTACGACGCCGACGATAGTTGTGTCTCGGCCAAGGACTTCGACGGCCATCTCAAACGCGGCTGTGCCAGCGAAATCCAATGCGTGATCACCAACGATGACTACTGCGAGGTCTGCAAGACGGATGGCTGCAACACGGCCAATTTGCCCGGAGCAGCGGGTCATCTCTCCGCCATGAGCCTGGGCCTGACCCTCATCGTTTCCCTGGCCATCAGCATGCTGCGATAG